The window CACTCAGTTCCTCGCGCGTGCGAGGCGCGCCCTGGCGTTTCAGATAGTCCGGCGAGGCCACCATCACGGCGTATGCCGAGCCGAGCGGCTGGGCAACATACACGGAGTCGGGAAGCTCCGTGGCGGAGATCAGTGAGAGGTCATATCCCTCCTCGACCAAATTGGGCATGCTTTGTTCGATCTTCAATTCGACGAAGACATCGGGGTAGGCCTGCCGATAGCTGGTCAGCGCCGCGGCCACCACGCCCTGCGCAAGGCCTGGCGCGCAGTGCAGCCGTAACCTGCCGGTTGGAGACACGCCTGCGCCGCGGGCCTCGTCGGTTGCCGAATCGATGGCTGCGAGGATCGCCTTGGCGCGCTCGTAGAAACGTCCACCGGGTTCGGTGACGGAGAGATGCCGCGTCGTGCGATGCAGCACGGCGGTCTGCAACTGCTGCTCCAGCGCCGTGACCGTGCGCGAAACCTGTGCAGGCGTCGCGTTATTTTCTTTCGCGACGGCGCTGAAGGAGCCGGTTTCGACGACGCGGACGAAGATCCGCATACTGCTGACGATGTCTGCCATTGCGTTCCCGAACGAAGAGAGCACGCGTTGTTCCTTGGGGGGCTGGCTCGGAGACAACCTGCTCGACGTGCTGCCGCTTTTTCGCGCAGTCCCAAATCAACCGTGGCGGCGGCATCAACCGTTTTATGCCTGCTTGGAATGAATGTTATGTGCCTGGCGAATCTTCTGCCAGCGTGATCCCGCGCGCATGATCTGCCCATCACGAATTTCCCCGTATGAAGCAGGTCATGAGCAACTATACGAATCACATCGTTCATACCCAGTACGACCCGTTCATGAAGGGCAACGAGTGGACGAAGCCGGTAACGGCCGCCGCGTGAACTGCGCCCGCGACATATCGAAATTTTTTGGAGGTCTCGTAACATGACCAACACAACCGCAAGCAAGCCTGATGAGCTTGCTGTCCCCTATCAGCTGTCTCAACCCTCTGACATGTCACCCGACATCGTGCACCTGGGCGTCCTCGACAAGTGGCTGGAGGACGATAACCTTTGGGTGCCGATGTCGCCGACGGTGTCGTTCAAGCCGCTGCTTTTCAGCGCCAGCCAGGGCTATTTCGTCAATCTGCTCAGAGTGCGCCAGTCCGGCGTGCTCTCGCGCCACCGCCATACCGGGCCTGTGCACGCGATTGTTCTGAGAGGCAGATGGTATTACCTCGAGCACAACTGGGTTGCGGAGCAGGGTGGCTACGCGCACGAGCCGGCAGGCGAGACGCACACCTTGTACGTGCCCGAGGACGTAACAGAGATGATCACGTGGTTCCATGTGACCGGCGGCTACACCTACGTCGATCCGCAAGGCAACGCAGTGGGATACGAAGACGTGTTCACGAAAATCGAAGCGGCCCGCAAGCATTACGAAGAGATCGGCCTCGGCGCCGATTACGTCAAGCAGTTCATTCGCTAAGACGACTCGCTGCGTGCACGTTTCGAATGCCACGAAAGCGCGCACGAACACGCATCAAACGCGCGTCGGCGGCCGGGCACCTCGATCGCCCGCCACCACAGACCGCAACGGAGGATTTTCATCATGGAACGACGAACTGTTGACGTGGCTGGCGTACCGATCAGCTACCTGAGCGCCGGTGACCCGGCAAGCCCCGTCTTGCTGTTGCTGCATGGTACCTATTGGAGCCGCGTATGGCAGCCGGTGCTCGACGACCTGGCCGCCGCCGGATTACGCCCTATCGCGGTGGATTTCCCCGGCTCCGGTCGCTCAGGCGGCGAGCTGACTATTGAGGATGCGTCGATTCCCGCTCTGGCGAATTGGCTGCCGCGCTTCCTGGATGCGCTCGGTATCGCGGGGCCGGTGGGCGTTGCGGGGCACGACATCGGCGGGGGCATCGCGCAGCAGGTGTTCGTCGATGGAAAGATAGCGGTCAGCAAGCTCGCACTCGTCAACGCAGTGATGTTCGATTCATGGCCGGTGCCAGGCGTTGCCCGGTTCCGCGATCCGGCGGTGGCCGCTGCGACGACGACCGAGGATATCCTTGCCGCCCGTCGCAAGTCGGTCCTCACCGCACTGGCCAGGCCAACCACGGAAAGCGAGGTGGCCGAGTATCTCGAACCGTGGACGGAGCCGCGCGTTGCACGGTCGTGGCTCGCCTTGGCCGGTGCGGCGGACAATCGTTACACGATGGAGCTGTTGCCGCGCCTTCGCGCGTCGCAGACGCCCAAGCTGCTCGTCTGGGGCGAAGACGACAGCTTCCAGCTCGTCGAGCACGCGGAGCGCTTCGCCAAAGAGATCCCGAACACGCAGCTCGTCCGGATTCCCAAGGCGGGCCACATCCCCATGGAAAACGACGCTGTCGCCGTGGCTCGTGCGTTGGCCGGGTTCTTCGTCTGACGCAGGGCAGCAGGCGGAAGCGGTTGTCGCTCGTTGGCCCTTTCCCAGCTCGCGGATGGGGCTCATGAAAAGTTCAGCAAGGTACTCGCCATAGGAAAACATCATGCAAACGAATCCCGAAAACTATTTCACTGCCTACCGCAACCTGAAGATGACACGGGATGAGGACGGCGTGCTGGTCGTGCAATTCCATAGCGATGGCGGCCCGCTCACTTTTACGGCGGAGGCCCACACGGACGTTGTCGATGCCTTCTACCGGATATCGCAGGATCGTGCGAACAAGATCGTTATCCTCACGGGTGCAGGCGGCGATTTCATGACCGGGGTTGACTGGGCGTCTTTCAAGGACGTGTCCGATCCCGACATCTGGAGCCAGATCCACGACGAAGGCGTTCAGGTCCTGGAAAACATCGCCAATATACGCGTGCCGGTCATCGCGGCCATCGAGGGGCGCGCGCATATCCACTCGGAGTACATTCTGTTGTCCAACGTCATCGTGGCGGCAGAAGGCGCAACCTTTCACGACATGGGCCACTATGCGGCGGGTGTCGTGCCTGGCGACGGCATCTTTACCACCTGGAGCTATCGCGCGGGACCGGGGCGGGCGGAAGCTTTCCTGTTCAACGCGCAGCCGATTACCGCGGCAGTCGCACGCGAGTGGGGCGTGGTTGCGGAGGTCGTGCCAGACGGCCAGGCGCTTGACCGGGCACAGGAATTAGCGAGGCAGTATTTGAAAGCGCCTGAGGTGGCACGCCGCAACACGCGCGTACACTTTATTTGGCCCTTGAAGCAACGCATCGTGCAGGAAGTCGGCTATGGGCTCTCGCTCGAAGGCGCCTCCGCATCCGCCCTCGTGAAAGCCATGCAGGCGAAGAGCTGACCTTCATGACGTTTAGGCAGGAAACGTCGGCGCGGCAGGAAAGTCGACCGGTACGCGGGTTGTCGAGTGCAAATACGTGGTCACAGTCCTGTCGCCGATTATGACGATTGCATCGACAAGGTTTTCCTTCGTCCAGCCTGCGGAGAAAAACGCTTCGACGACGGGCGCATCGGCGTGGCCTCGATTAACCGTGATGTTGTGCACGAGGCGAGCAAGCACGTCGAGCTTCGAGTCGAAGCTCGCTTTGCCGCTCCGAATCTCGAGAATCTGTTCGTCGGAGAAGCCCAAGTTCTTGGCGATCATGGTGTGCGCCGCAAGGCAGTATTCGCAACTGTTGACCTGGCTGACGACGAGATCCACCACTTCCCGTTCTTTTGCTGAGAGGCTGCTTTTCGCGTTTCGGAAAGCGAGATAGTTGGCAAGTGCATTTTCCGAATGTGCGAGCGCCGCGTAGAGATTCGGCACGAAGCCGAGCTTGCTTTGAAGGCTGTCAAAAATGGCCTGGTTGGACGGGGATACTTCTTCGCGCTTTGGAACGTTAATCGTGGTCATGGCGTTCTCCAGGTTGTCACTTCGTCGAGTGAAGTTTTTGTTGATCAGCTGATCACCTAAAGAGAAGATGATGCCGGCGGCCGCAATGGCGCAGAAGACAGCATCGCTGCATAACTCTCATTCCTGAGAAGCATAAGTCGGAAGGGGGGTCCTGAGCCGATGGTCATCGGCCTGGGTTCGCCATCGCCTTCC is drawn from Trinickia violacea and contains these coding sequences:
- a CDS encoding LysR family transcriptional regulator; the protein is MADIVSSMRIFVRVVETGSFSAVAKENNATPAQVSRTVTALEQQLQTAVLHRTTRHLSVTEPGGRFYERAKAILAAIDSATDEARGAGVSPTGRLRLHCAPGLAQGVVAAALTSYRQAYPDVFVELKIEQSMPNLVEEGYDLSLISATELPDSVYVAQPLGSAYAVMVASPDYLKRQGAPRTREELSGHTLLMLESPVSPPDEWHIESEADAQIWKISKSPLQVNVPDVMRAALLQGAGIGTLATYTVVDDLVDGKLVRVLPHYRLRPFTVFAVYPSRRYLDAKVRTLLEHLRSTLSSSLNDAIARIEALARADSVQRHQKSLSAPPA
- a CDS encoding 2,4'-dihydroxyacetophenone dioxygenase family protein, coding for MTNTTASKPDELAVPYQLSQPSDMSPDIVHLGVLDKWLEDDNLWVPMSPTVSFKPLLFSASQGYFVNLLRVRQSGVLSRHRHTGPVHAIVLRGRWYYLEHNWVAEQGGYAHEPAGETHTLYVPEDVTEMITWFHVTGGYTYVDPQGNAVGYEDVFTKIEAARKHYEEIGLGADYVKQFIR
- a CDS encoding alpha/beta fold hydrolase, which gives rise to MERRTVDVAGVPISYLSAGDPASPVLLLLHGTYWSRVWQPVLDDLAAAGLRPIAVDFPGSGRSGGELTIEDASIPALANWLPRFLDALGIAGPVGVAGHDIGGGIAQQVFVDGKIAVSKLALVNAVMFDSWPVPGVARFRDPAVAAATTTEDILAARRKSVLTALARPTTESEVAEYLEPWTEPRVARSWLALAGAADNRYTMELLPRLRASQTPKLLVWGEDDSFQLVEHAERFAKEIPNTQLVRIPKAGHIPMENDAVAVARALAGFFV
- a CDS encoding enoyl-CoA hydratase/isomerase family protein yields the protein MQTNPENYFTAYRNLKMTRDEDGVLVVQFHSDGGPLTFTAEAHTDVVDAFYRISQDRANKIVILTGAGGDFMTGVDWASFKDVSDPDIWSQIHDEGVQVLENIANIRVPVIAAIEGRAHIHSEYILLSNVIVAAEGATFHDMGHYAAGVVPGDGIFTTWSYRAGPGRAEAFLFNAQPITAAVAREWGVVAEVVPDGQALDRAQELARQYLKAPEVARRNTRVHFIWPLKQRIVQEVGYGLSLEGASASALVKAMQAKS
- a CDS encoding carboxymuconolactone decarboxylase family protein, with translation MTTINVPKREEVSPSNQAIFDSLQSKLGFVPNLYAALAHSENALANYLAFRNAKSSLSAKEREVVDLVVSQVNSCEYCLAAHTMIAKNLGFSDEQILEIRSGKASFDSKLDVLARLVHNITVNRGHADAPVVEAFFSAGWTKENLVDAIVIIGDRTVTTYLHSTTRVPVDFPAAPTFPA